The Rufibacter sp. DG15C region AGTTTTCCATGATCATTTTCACGCCCAGCGTCCCGTCTGCGCCCATCCCTGATAAGATGATGCCAATGGCGTGCTCGCGCCGGTTCATGGCCAGGCTTTGGAAAAAGTAGTCAATGGGCATGCGTTGGCCGTTGGGCTGCTCTGGGGCGTGCAGCCTGAAAAAGCCCTTCTCCAGTGAGGTTTCTTTGTTGGACGGTACCACGTACACATGCTCTGGTTGCACCGGCAAATGATCAGTCACTTCTTGCACGGGCAAGGAGGTGTAGCGCTGAATAATGTCTGTCATCATGCCTTTCTGGGTAGGATCCAGGTGGGGAACCACTACGTAGGCCATGCCAGTACCCATGGGCAGGTGCTGAAAGAACGTCTCAAACCCTTCCAGGGACCCGGCGGAGCCACCAATCCCCACCACTTGAAAGTCTTGGCTGCGCTTGTCTTGCTTAAGACCTAGAGGAGCGTGAGGAGTAGGGGTAACTGGGGCTGTAGAAGGCTCAGTTTCTGTTCTTTCCATATAGAATGTACGTATTGATGAGGGGCGGGTAGAAGGGTTAGGCTACTGTTCCCTGTAGGCCATCAGGTTCCAAGTCTGGAAGTACCAAGGCGCTTTCTTCTTACAAGGTACAAAAATATGGAGGTTTGCCGGCCTAAAACCGCGGTGAGGTGCAAGAAACCGCATTTATACTGATGTATTCCCTTTGGTTTCCCTGCCAGACCATGATCTGCATTGATCTTCAGAGGGTACGAATGTCCAGTCTGGGCTTAACCTGCGTATTATCAAAACGGACCAACATCTCCTTGCATGAAACTTCCCCACCATGAAATCATTGTGATTGGTACCTCAGCCGGGGGCATGGCCGTCCTCTGCGATCTGTTAAGCCAATTGCCCAAAGACTTGCCCGCCGCCATCTTCATTGTGCAGCACCTGGCCCGCGACTCCAACGCCGAAGTACTGGTAGACCGCTTAAATAAAATAACCCCACTTACATGTCAGGTGGCCCAGCATGAGCAAGCCATAGAAATGGGGCATGTCTATTTTGTACCACAAGACAACCACCTGCTGTTGCAGAAAGGCAAGATGCTGGTCACCAAAGGCCCACGGGAGAATTTGTTCAGGCCCGCCATTGATCCCTTGTTCAGGAGCGCAGCTGCGGCGTACGGCCCCAGGGTAATCGGCATTGTCTTAACGGGCATGTTGCAGGACGGCACGGTGGGCATGGAGATGATCAAGCGGAGCGGCGGCATAACCATGGTGCAGAAGCCGGAGGACGCCGAGTACCCAGACATGCCCTTAAGCGTCTTGCATGAGGTAGAGGTAGACTATGTGGTGAGCATTTCAGAGATGGGAGCGCTGTTAGAGGAACTGGTGTTTGTGCCGGCCTCGTCTTCTAATGAAATTCCCGAGGACATCACCTTTGAGGCCACCATTGCCGAACGGGTCATGCTTGACTCTGGTGAGATAGGGCAGATTGACCTATTGGGCACCCGGGCGCCATATTCTTGCCCAGACTGCGGGGGTGCGCTCTGGGAGGTAAGCCAAGGCCACATTAAACACTTTAGGTGCCACGCCGGTCATTCCTTTACGGCCGAAGCGCTCTTAAACGCCAACATAGACTCCATAGAAGAAACGCTTTGGATTGCCTTGCGCATGTTAGAGGAGCGACGCACCATGCTTAGTGCCATGGCAGAGCAAGACCGAAAGAAAGGGCATAACGCTTGGTCAGTATCACAGCAGGAGCGGGCAGATGAGCTTAAGGTCCACATTGCCCGCATTAGGCGGCTGCTGCTCTCCAATGCCAACTCCAAGAACCGCCAACAAGACGAAGAAGAACGAGCCTGATTGTTTTTAACCTACTTTCTGGAAAACAACCCAAAAACGACTCAAGCCTGAAACGGACAGATGGTGCATGCAGCTACAAATTGCGGGCAATTTTACTTACTCAAACATGATGGTTTCTGAGTGCCAGATTTTTACAAGAGAAGGGACATAACAACCAGTTTCCTCCTGAAATGTTTAAAAGTGGGGGCTCTAGTTTCTGAATTTTATTTAGATGATTGGCTTGTAAAAATATGGCAAAGCGCCTCTGGAGGCTATGAATAGCGTTTTTCTAATTTAGATTATCCGTATAAATACAGTATTTTTAGTAACCTCCGGGTAGGCATTTCGTTCAACTCTAGGCATGTAAAAGCTGCCTTTACCCCCATATGAGAGAAGAAGATATCGTGCTGAAAGCCATTCATAGACTGGTGAAGGGAGATCCTTCGCCGGTTCATTTACCCCTTTCCCCAGACACCATCAGTGTGATGTCTGGCATGTCCTTGGAGCGGGTGATTTCATGTTGTAAAGTGTTGGAGTGTCATGGGTACCTCACCAGCTGCAACCTGTCCAACTTTACCAGTTACTACATTACCAAAGCCGGAATTTCAGAGCTAAAGAACGGCTCCCTAAAATTGAGCACATACCACTTGCTGCCCGCTTCTTACAAGAGAGCGTAAGCATACCCATATCCCATACCAAAATAAAACTATGACCCAGAGCCCCTCCTGCACAAGGAAGGGTTTTCTGTTTTTAGCCTGTTTTCCAGAAATCAGGCTAAAAACGACTGAGGCATTTGGGGCATCAATCTGTAAAGTAACCCAAGCCTTGCATGCAAAAGGGTAATCTCTGCTGATAGCTATATCTGGGTAAGTGTCTTAAAATCAGTGTTTATACAATGCGTTTGCCGTGTTTTATCAAGGGCTGATCAAGGGCCAATCGCGTATAATTGGGTATACCTCTATAATTGATTGCTTCCAAAGCTGAAGGAGTGTGCAAATGTGAAGTTGAGCGCGACTGGCCATGCAAAAGATTATAACCGAAAATATAGGAGACAAAGTGATTGTCCTTTTGCAAGGCGATGTGGACACTTGTGACAAGAGGTTAAGCCGACGCTTACTGAGCGTCAGGCAAAAGCACAAGGAGGGCCATGTCTGGGTAGACTGTGATACTGTGGAGTGCATCAGGCAGTTGGGGATGTGCCATTTCATCAACCAACTCCTGGTCCTCCGAAACCAGCAACTGCACGTAGTGCTGGTAAACCCAAACCAGCTTATGCAACATGCCCTCAAAGCATGTCGCTTAGATGCTTATTTCAGCTACAGGGCCAATCTGGAGCAAGCCTATGAAGGCGTCTACTCCCAAGAAATTTCTCCTAGATAGATTTCTAAAGCTTTCAAGAAACTCACCCCAGTTTATCTTAATTCCAACCAGAAAAGTCCTGAATTCCGCAATCATTTAACCTCTTGGTTTTCTTGAAAGCAGGCTATCCGCCTCTAGG contains the following coding sequences:
- a CDS encoding chemotaxis protein CheB, whose amino-acid sequence is MKLPHHEIIVIGTSAGGMAVLCDLLSQLPKDLPAAIFIVQHLARDSNAEVLVDRLNKITPLTCQVAQHEQAIEMGHVYFVPQDNHLLLQKGKMLVTKGPRENLFRPAIDPLFRSAAAAYGPRVIGIVLTGMLQDGTVGMEMIKRSGGITMVQKPEDAEYPDMPLSVLHEVEVDYVVSISEMGALLEELVFVPASSSNEIPEDITFEATIAERVMLDSGEIGQIDLLGTRAPYSCPDCGGALWEVSQGHIKHFRCHAGHSFTAEALLNANIDSIEETLWIALRMLEERRTMLSAMAEQDRKKGHNAWSVSQQERADELKVHIARIRRLLLSNANSKNRQQDEEERA
- a CDS encoding STAS domain-containing protein, with protein sequence MQKIITENIGDKVIVLLQGDVDTCDKRLSRRLLSVRQKHKEGHVWVDCDTVECIRQLGMCHFINQLLVLRNQQLHVVLVNPNQLMQHALKACRLDAYFSYRANLEQAYEGVYSQEISPR